In a genomic window of Pseudomonas mohnii:
- the rapZ gene encoding RNase adapter RapZ yields MRLIIVSGRSGSGKSTALDVLEDSGYYCIDNLPAGLLPELAERALIHTELAQPLVAVSIDARNLPSHLSRFPELLEEVRSRHIQCDVLYLDADEETLLKRFSETRRRHPLSSANRSLAEAINDETSLLGPIADLADLKVNTTNLNLYQLRDTIKLRLLNQPEPGTAFLVESFGFKRGMPVDADLVFDVRCLPNPYWKPELRAQSGLDQPVAEYLAAQPDVEEMFQDISTYLLKWLPRFAASNRAYVTIAIGCTGGHHRSVYLTERLGKTLQQSLKNVQVRHRDLS; encoded by the coding sequence ATGCGCTTGATCATCGTCAGTGGCCGCTCCGGCTCAGGTAAAAGCACCGCCCTTGATGTACTCGAGGACAGTGGCTACTACTGCATCGACAACCTTCCCGCCGGGTTGCTGCCGGAACTCGCCGAACGCGCATTGATCCACACCGAACTGGCACAGCCGCTGGTGGCCGTGTCCATTGATGCACGCAACCTGCCCAGTCACTTGTCGCGATTCCCCGAATTGCTCGAAGAAGTCCGCAGCCGGCATATCCAGTGCGACGTTCTGTACCTGGATGCCGACGAAGAAACCTTGCTCAAGCGTTTTTCGGAAACCCGTCGTCGTCACCCGCTGAGCAGTGCCAATCGTTCGCTGGCTGAAGCGATCAACGATGAAACCAGCCTGCTCGGCCCCATAGCCGACCTTGCCGATCTCAAAGTCAACACCACCAACCTCAACCTGTACCAGCTGCGGGATACGATCAAGCTGCGCCTGCTGAACCAGCCGGAACCCGGTACAGCGTTCCTGGTGGAGTCCTTTGGTTTCAAGCGTGGCATGCCCGTGGATGCCGACCTGGTATTCGACGTGCGCTGCCTGCCCAATCCCTACTGGAAACCCGAGCTTCGGGCGCAGTCCGGGCTTGATCAACCGGTTGCCGAGTACCTGGCAGCCCAGCCGGACGTGGAAGAGATGTTCCAGGACATCTCCACCTATCTGCTCAAATGGCTGCCCCGCTTTGCCGCCAGCAACCGCGCCTATGTCACCATTGCCATTGGCTGCACGGGCGGACATCACCGCTCCGTCTACCTAACCGAACGCTTGGGCAAGACGCTGCAACAATCCCTGAAGAACGTCCAGGTTCGCCACCGCGACCTCAGCTAA
- the ptsN gene encoding PTS IIA-like nitrogen regulatory protein PtsN: MIRLESILTPGRSLVNVPGGSKKKALEQIANLIAREVPDLEMQDVFEALIAREKLGSTGFGNGIAIPHCRLKGCSSPISALMHLDAPIDFDAIDGAPVDLLFVLLVPQAATDAHLELLRQIASMLDRKEVREKLRSAPSNEALYQVVLDEQNGQ, translated from the coding sequence ATGATCCGACTTGAAAGCATCCTGACCCCCGGCCGTTCCCTTGTGAACGTGCCGGGCGGCAGTAAAAAGAAAGCCCTCGAACAAATTGCCAACCTGATCGCCCGGGAAGTGCCGGATCTGGAGATGCAAGATGTCTTCGAGGCGTTGATTGCCCGTGAAAAACTCGGCTCGACGGGTTTTGGCAACGGCATCGCCATTCCCCACTGTCGCCTGAAGGGCTGCTCCTCACCCATCAGTGCCCTGATGCACCTCGATGCCCCCATAGATTTCGACGCCATCGACGGCGCACCGGTTGACCTGTTGTTCGTTCTACTGGTCCCGCAAGCCGCTACCGATGCGCACCTGGAACTTTTGCGCCAAATTGCCAGCATGCTCGACCGCAAGGAAGTGCGCGAAAAACTGCGCAGCGCCCCGAGCAATGAAGCCTTGTATCAGGTTGTCCTGGACGAGCAAAACGGTCAGTAA
- the hpf gene encoding ribosome hibernation-promoting factor, HPF/YfiA family produces the protein MQVNISGHQLEVTEPLRTYIGEKLQRLERHFDKITNVQVTMTVEKLKQKIEATLHIPGNEVVANAEHTDMYAAIDALTDKLDKQLKKHKEKTQSLLQGATGR, from the coding sequence ATGCAAGTCAACATCAGTGGACACCAACTGGAAGTGACCGAACCTCTTCGCACCTACATCGGCGAAAAACTCCAACGGTTAGAGAGGCACTTCGACAAGATTACCAACGTACAGGTCACGATGACCGTCGAAAAGTTGAAGCAGAAAATCGAAGCCACGCTGCATATTCCCGGCAATGAAGTGGTCGCGAACGCGGAACATACCGATATGTACGCGGCGATCGACGCACTGACCGACAAGCTGGATAAACAACTCAAAAAGCATAAGGAAAAGACCCAGAGCCTCCTCCAGGGCGCTACCGGTCGTTAA